AAATTTGAAAGAATATGGCATAGATGAGGAAGTGCTGAATCAAGGAAATCACCTGCGGATCAGCCGAATACAGGCTGGCAACATGACTTCCGGCAAAGAGTAGAACCAATGCCGTAGCTAATGACAGTATCGCAGCAAGGCCTATCCCCAGCCAACCATATTGGCGGGCATCCTTAAGCCTTCCAGAGCCCATCTCAAAGCCGACCAGAATCGTCAGGCTCATGCATATACTAAGTGGAATCATGTATAAAGTAGAAGCAAAGTTAATGGCAGCTTGATGAGCGGCGATGGTCATGGTGTCAAATCGGCTCATCAGGAGAGTAACAGCTGAAAAGACGGCTGTTTCAAAAAAGATGGAAAAGCCTATAGGCACTCCAATGATAAGTAATTCTTTGATACTTCTCAGCGACAGGGAATGGAAATCCCGGAATAGACGAAGATTGATAAACGGCTCTGCGCGGTAAATAAATAACAGTGCAATTGCGAATATAACCCAGTAAGTAATGGCTGAGGCGACACCGGCCCCAACGCCGCCCATACGGGGGAATCCGAAATGACCAAAGATTAGTAAATAATTCAGACCTACATTAACAGGCAACGCTATTAGTGTAATAAACATGGATACTCTTGTCTGTCCGAGTGCATCAATACAACTGCGAAGCACAGTATATCCGAACAAAGGCAGTATGCCGAATGAAATAGCACCCAGGAATCTAAAAGCAATATCCCTTACTGAATTCTCCAAATTCATAAAGTTGAGGATAGGGGATAACAATATAAAACCAATAAGTAGGACCAGGGCTGATACGATCAGTGACAGCCAGATACCCTGCATAACCTGGTAGGCTACATCTTTCTCCTTTTTACTTCCAAGGAGGTGAGAGACAATGGGGGTTATCCCTATAAGAATCCCACTAAGGCCAGTTTGTATAGGAATCCAAAGACTGGTACCTATTGCTACTCCGGCCAGATCGGCAGTTCCGAATTTACCAGACATGTTCGTATCGAAAAACGTAATTGCTGACAGCGCGATCTGAGTAACGAGAATCGGGAATAAAATGTGTAGAAACTGATTTATTTTTTGTCTGAGTGATAGGGTTTGTATCATTAAGTATTCCTCGTTATCTTAAGTTTTCGTGGGATTATCTCCCTTACTCTAGCAAAAGACCCGGCAGGCGCCGGGTCTTTTAGATTATTTATTAGGCGGATAAGAGCAGTATGCATTATTTCTCGTAATCAACACCGGCAGTATACCGATTATTAGCATTCCATAGCAGAAACTCATCTACATTTTCTTCCTTCAATGCACGAACCTGATCTTCCACTTGTTGCTTGCCGTATTTCACATAGTGTCCGCTTCCCAGCCAGCTGGCTGTAAAGTCTTGAATCCAAGGGCGGATGATGGGTTTATAGCTGCCGAGTGGATTAAGCTTCTTATGCGTATCGATCATAGAACCTTTGATAGTTGCGTACGGATTCTTGTCAGGATCTTTCACATCGAACCAGCCGGTCGAGTAATGACTAGGATAAACCATGGGGCTGATAATATCCACATTCTTAGATATTTTTACAAAATCTTGACCAATTCCTTCAGCGGCTGGAACAGAGGCGGCATAGCCGAAAATATCGACAGATACTCGAACCCCGAGAGGGTTGAGCTCAGACTTAGCGTATTTAACGAAATCAGAAATGATTTCTACTCGTGATTTATCATTTTTGGTGTATTTAAGGGTATCAGCTCTCTTTTCGAAGCCTTCAGGGAAACGAACATAGTCAAATTGAATTTCTTTAAAACCCAATTTAACAGCTTCCTTTGCAATTTCTATATTATATTTCCAAACGTCTTCATTATAAGGATTAACAAAGCTGTCGCCGCCTTTGTTCCTCCAAACGGAGCCGTCTTTATTCACAAATGATAATTGCGGGTTTTTCTTTGCAAGTATGGTGTCCTTGAATACAACAATCCGGGCAATTGGGTAAACGTCATGTTTCTTAAGTCTTTCCATAAGCTTGCTAACATCACCAATGAAGGGTTGAGGTTTACCAAGTGTTTGTAAATTAACGTTATCAGTCTTATACGTAATGTAACCTGCATCATCCTTGATATCGATAACCATTGAATTCAGCTCTGTTTGATCCAAGAGATTCAGAAGGGTTTCCATTCTGGCTCCCCCTGCGCTGTAAGCTGTGACATAAATGCCTTTAACCTTCGGTGCATCCGGTTGAGGATCAGTGAGAATTACTTGGTTTGGATCTGTCGCTCCAGGAGAAGCGCTGGGACTTGGAGTTACTGAAGGATTTGCAGGTGATGTTGATTCAGGATTGCTGCTGTGTTGTGAGACGACGGGGGGATTCATGGCGGACTGCAGAGCGGATACCACTGCGGCTTCATTCTGATCATGCTGTACGCCTACGCTTCCCAAGGTCATCATCAATAAAGCCCACGTGATGTTCATTCGTTTTCTCTCTCCCTTTATGTACATTGTCTAAATTATATAGGAACGATTGCTCCCAAAAAGAACAGGTTTGTAACAATCTTGTGGCAGATCTGCTCATGTAGCAAATGGTCAAAAAAGGTTACTTGTTTCTTTAAACGCGAAACGGAAATTATAAACCTTCCCCTAAAAAGTAAATGCCGTTCAAATTCGGCAAAGAGCCGAACCTGAACGGCAACAATCAAGACTTGTCTTGCTTGAAGATCATTGAAGATACGCAGAATTCTGATGCTCACAAATGCTGTAATGAATGATATCCATTGCATCTGCCGGTTCCAGAATACTCAGACCGTCCCGCAGAACTATGACAGAATTCAGTTCGTTCTGCTTAAGAAACGGCATCATATCAGGATACCACCTCATGACGATTGCTGACAGTTTTACCGTTTCCATTTCCACAAAAATCACCCTTTCCTTTTTCGAATAGTACTGAACTGAAATTCAGGGTCATCGGAAAAGCGAAGTGCCTGGAAAAAAGAGGGGTAATTCATAATCTTCATGAAATTGTTAAGGTCCTGCGTGATCCTAATATATCATAATTTTAAAGCATGTGCATTGTTTGGTTTACCGCTTGCGGAAGGAACCCATGACTCCAACCGTCTCCACAATATTCACAAAAGCTTGAGGATCACTTTTCTTGATGATGCGCTGCAGCTCTGCCAGTTCATATCGGGTGGTTACGGTCATTAACATGTCCTTCTCCACATGGGAGTAAGCACCTTCTGTTTTGATCTTAGTGACACCTCGTTGAAGACCCAACAGCTGACGGAGTAATTCATCCGTCCGGTTCGTGACAATAAACACTGTAACCTTAATGTGACTGATATGAATCATATCCACGACTTTTCCACTGACATAAATGGAAACCATGGATGCAAGTGCTAAATTCCAGTTATTATCGAAATATCCCGCAGCTAAGATCACGAGCGCATTTAAGCTGACAAGTACATTACCTACAGGGAAATCCCGGTAGCGAGTAATAATGGAGCCTACAATATCGAAACCTCCAGATGAACCGCCGATGCGGAAGGAAACCCCGCTGCCAATCCCAACAAGCACTCCTCCAAAAACAGAAGCAAGCAGCATATCGGAAGCCACGGGAATCACAGGAATGAGGGTCATCAGCCAGGTGGTGCCCACAACGGAAGCAATGCTTAGAACAATAAACCTCCGTCCAAGCTGGAACCAGCCAGCGGCAAGCAGAGGGATATTAAACAAGAGATATAGAAGACTAATATTAATGGGGGTGAAGTAACCTACTAACATGGATAGACCCGATACGCCTCCACTTAACAAACGATGTGGAATTAAAAAAAGGTTGAAACCGGCGGCTATTAAAGCGGAGCCGAAAAAAACAACCGAATAACACCAAATATTCCTTAACAAAAGATTTCACCTCGAAGTCTGAAATGTAAAGTCTGAAATGTAAATAATGAAAGAAAGGAATACACTGGTATTTATCAATGAGTTTGTGATATAATGTATAGGATATTCTTGAGTAGGACGTTACAATGGTATTTTTTCATTGATTCAGATGTAAAATACAGTTGTTCAGGTATAAATTGAAGTACCTGATAATAGGACGAATTTTCGTCCCAATACGCGCTAAACCATGCAGAGAATCCGGCATGATTGGACAGCCTATATATGTGTTTACCGCTACTTAAGAATACAGACAAGCATGTGGAATGTCCACTGTATAGAAGGAGCATGAATAATTTGAAAACATTTGCGGAATTTGGCTTGCAGCCTAAAGTTATGCAAGCAATCACAGAACTAGGATTTGAGGAAGCGACACCGATTCAGGAGCAGGCAATCCCCCTTGCGTTGGCCGGATCGGACTTAATTGGTCAAGCACAAACAGGTACAGGTAAGACTGCAGCATTCGGTATTCCTCTTATTTCTAAAATTGATCGTGAAGACGAAAGAATCCTCGCGCTGATTATGGCACCTACACGCGAACTTGCGATCCAAGTGGCAGAAGAAATTGGAAAACTAAGCAGATTTAAAGGTCTTCGATCCATAGCAATATATGGCGGACAAGACATTAGCCGTCAAATCCGTGGTTTGAAGAAGAAACCACAAATCATTATCGGTACACCAGGTCGTTTGCTCGATCATATTAACCGTAAAACAATTCGTCTTGACGATGTTCAGACCGTTGTATTAGATGAAGCAGACGAAATGCTTGATATGGGTTTTATGGAAGATATCCAAAGTATCCTGAAGCTTGTTCCGGAAGAGCGTCAAACCATGCTGTTCTCCGCAACAATGCCATCTAACATCCAACGTCTTGCACAACAATTTTTGAAGAATCCTCAGCATATATCCGTTATTCCAAAACAAATCAGCGCACCTTTGATTGATCAGGCTTATGTTGAAGTACCTGAGCGTCAAAAGTTTGAAGCTCTTAGCCGCTTGATCGATATGGAGTCTCCTGATCTTGCTATCGTCTTCGGCCGTACTAAACGCCGGGTAGATGAATTGGCTGAAGCTTTGCAAAAACGCGGCTATTCTGCTGATGGATTGCATGGTGACTTGTCTCAGAATCAACGGGATGCAGTTATGCGCAAATTCCGTGATGGCAGCATTGATGTACTGGTAGCGACAGACGTTGCTGCTCGTGGTCTCGATGTATCTGGTGTATCCCACGTTATAAACTTTGACCTTCCGCAAGATCCGGAAAGTTACGTTCACCGTATCGGCCGTACAGGTCGTGCGGGTAGAGAAGGAACAGCATGGTCTTTCGTAACTCCACGGGAAATGGATCACTTACACCTAATCGAGCGTGTTACCCGTCACCGGATTACACGTAAACCTTTGCCAACTATGGCTGAGGCGATTGAAGGCAAGCAACGCATTACTGCTGAGCGTGTCCTTGGAATGGTGGAGAGCGAGGAACTGAACGAATATAAGAGCTTGGCGATCCAATTGCTTGAGCAATATGATTCTGTTCAATTACTTTCCGCAGCAATGAAATTGTTGACCGGCGACAAAAAAGACTCAGAAATCGAATTGACTCCAGAAGATCCAATTCGTGCAAAACGTCGCGGAGGCAAAAATGACATTCGCAGTGGCCGTAAACCAAGCGGAAGCTATGGCAGCAGCAGCGGTGGTAGCGGCGGCGGATATCGCGGCGGCAGTGGTGGTTCTGCAGGTACTGGCGGATCCAGCAGCGGCGGTTACCGTGGTAATCGTGATAGTAGCGGCGGCGGAAGCCGTGGTGGCTACGGTAGTGGCAGTGGCGGTTATGGCGGCGGCTATAAAGGCAATCGTGATGCTGGCGCTGGCGCAGGCGCAAGCAGAGATGCAGGAGCTAACCGTACTGGAGAGCGTAAGCCTTCATCACGTCCAAGCAGCAGCGCACCTAGCCGTCCAGCTAAGCGTGAGGATTCCTTCGAGTAAAGATAATATGGGTGCTGTATAAGGCGCCTAATATAGAAGACGGTGCCTTTTAGAGGCCCCGTCTTCTTTTTGTAGATAAGGGGTATTAGATGAATGTTCGGCTAATAATTACGAGGAGGATAAACAGGACAAGAATAGTACCGGTGGAAGTCCAAGCGCAATAGGCAACAGGTGCGGACATGGAATTACCTCCTTTATCGGCGAACTTTGTCTTGTTTTCAATAATAATATATGTCCAATTTTTATATCTAACGTAGACCTTACCTATATTCTGAAACTTGGGCTATGGAAATGACAGGGTCAAATAAGGTATAGTTAAATTACGCAGTATGCGCTAGATAGACAGGAGGAAGGAAATTGGAGTTTAAAGGAGCAATGGGCGGTTTATACCGTATCACAGAATGGATATCACGCATCGCCTTCGGCAACATCTTATGGGCGTTTTGTTCGATACCATTCTTGTTTACCGCCGTCTTAAAAATCATTATGATGGCATCGGAACAAGGGGGGCCTAATGAACAAATTACTTTGAACTGGGTACTGGGTATTACCGCACCGTTCACCGTATTCCCCGCTACAGCAGCATTATTTACAGTAGTTCGTAAATGGGTTATGGGCAACACCGATGTCAGCACGTTCCGAACTTTTTTTCAAGGCTACAAAGAGAATTATGTTAAAAGTATGCTTGGTGGTTTGATTTACAGTCTATTGTTCGTAGTTATGTATATCGATGTAACGGTATACATGACTCAGATGACCAGCTTCAAGATTGTGGGCATATTAATGCTTGTGCTGATGATTATCCTTTTTGTATCGATGTTTAATTTCTTCTCCATTATTGTGCATTATCAAATGACCTTTAAAGAAGTGGTCAGTAATTCCATCCTGTTGACGATCGCTCGTCCTATTCGTGTGTTCTCAACATTGATTGCTGGTGCATTTCTGGTGTATATAGGTCTGAAGTACCCGGTGCTTTACTTTATTTGTATTCCGACGCTTATAGCTATGGTTGCCTTCTTTAACTTCTATGCTACCTATAACAAGCTGCAATTGCAGGTGGAGAAGAAGAAACAGGAAGAACTAGAGGCGGCTGAAGAAGCGGCGCTGAATGAGGGTACGGACCGTGAGAATGAGGATAGTGAGCAACAAACAAAACGGATTTAAGAAGCGCAGCAACATTCGCAACTTCATCTGGAAGATATTATCAAATGTAAAATAAAGCGCATACAAGGTTTACTTTTTCGTTAAAACGCAATATAATAGTTATAAATCCTGCGATGTTCGTTACGGTTGCTCGTTGTTTTGAACCAATGATAATGTCTTGGGAGATCTACACGAAACGCAGCTGAACAGCCCTGTCTATACGACGTGGGGAATTCAAAAACGTTTTCTGCGATCACCCACCTGCTATAGCAGGTTCAGAAGACACTGTAGCCGGACGGCATAAGCGGGTTTTCCACTTTTATCCAAACGCTCAATTTCCCTTACCGGGAAAGAGGGCGTTTTCTTAATTTATAAGGAATTAAGAATTTTATGACACTGTAAGAGAGTGCAAATGCAAAAGAGAAGAAGCATTCCTCTTTTGTTCCGAGTGTAAGAGTGTTACACTTATAATAGTGAATTGGGATTTGTAGAGGGGGAAGAATTTTGTCGTTAAAGAGAACTTTGGTAGGCTTATTCCGCAGTCATGATGGAACGAGCGACCGTGCAAAAGACCCGACATTAAAAACGCGTTATTACAATCTTATGAGGGACAAGGCGTGGGAGGAAGTATCATCGACCTTGAAGAAAATCCCTGGTTACAAGGTATTGCACGAGGTGGAATCTGTGGGTGAGATTACACTGGAGAAAAGAACGGCCTTTGGCCGCACGCTTGATATTACGGTATCGGTACTCAATACTTCGCCGATGAGATGCGGTGTGGACATTTATTCTGCTTCAAGAGGCTCCCTGGGTGACTTAGGGGCTAATTACCGTGTAATTCAACGTCTATATCAATCCCTTGATAAAAAGCTGGGAAAATTTAAATTGGATTAACAAGATGAATCTGAGGCGTTGATTATTCGTTAGGATGAATACGACAGCTTCAGCCTCAGGCATTCGAAGGTTTATATAGTTAAAAAAGCGGGAGAAGGAGTTCCTTCTTCCGCTTTTTCAGAATTTCAGGCTTATAATTGTATATTTGTCTGCAACTACATTAAGCTTTTGACGGCAGAAACCGCGGCTTCGAAGTTGGGAGACTCGGCCATTTCACCTAAATACTCGACATAAGTAATGATGTTGTTCTTATCTAATACGAAGATTGAACGCATGTCCAAGCGGAACTCCTTGATCAGTACGCCGTAGGCTTCACCGAATGAAGCTTCTTTGTGATCGGATAATGTTATGACACTCTCAATGCCGCTAGCTCCGCACCAACGGGCTTGGGCAAAAGGCAGATCCATACTGATTGTGAGAATAACAACGTCATCACTTAGATCAGCAGCTTCGCTATTGAAGCGGCGGGTCTGAGCGTCACATACTCCGGTATCAAGAGAAGGTACAACACTGATCAGCTTGATCTTGCCGGCGTAATCACTGAGAGAGGCTTGTTCCAGTAGGTTCTTGCTGATTACGAAATCGGGAGCAGAATCTCCAACCTTTAACTCCGGGCCTATGAGAGTGATAGGGCTTCCTTTAAAAGTAGCTACACCTGTTCTTTCTTGTGCCATGTTATTAAATCCTCCTCATATTTTAAAAATGGATTGTACTGCCATTATAAATTATAATCTTTTTAATAAGACCATGTCCAACTGGATGGGTACATAAGGATGGGTGCTATGATATTCATACGTTATGAGAATTGGAAAAGCTATCTGAAATTTTATCCGGCTACTTGCTTGTTTCTGTTGGCAAACGTAGTTATGTTTCTAATTTTGACACTTAACGGCGGTTCTACAGATCCTTATACGTTGATTGACTTTGGCGCTACAGTTGATACCGAACCATACAAGAGTGAACTTTGGAGATATTTGACGGCTATCTTTTTGCACAACGGTTTTTCCCATTTTCTGTTCAACAGCTTTGCGTTGCTGGTATTCGCTCCGCCGCTAGAACGTTTGCTAGGTTGGTGGAGGTACGTGGTGCTGTATTTATTTGGAGGCGTTCTAGCTAACGTTCTATCTATGGCTCTTAGCACTCCTTCTCCGGGGGTGGATGGTACCGTTTCAGTTGGTGCTTCTGGGGCGATCTATGCTGTATACGGAGCATTTCTGTATATTGCACTATTTCAGCGTGCGAGTATGGATGAGGGGTCCCGTAAAACGTTGTACGGCTTGCTTGTGATGGGTTTGATAACTTCGTTTGCCATACCAAATGTTGATTACATGGCGCACATCGGGGGAATGATTGCCGGATTCTTTATATATGGTCTAATTATCCGGTTATTCAAAAGAAATAGAAGATAGGGGCGATATTGACGTGGAGCTTAGACAACTGCAATATTTCCTTAAAGTTGCTCAAAAAGAACACGTCACACGAGCAGCGGAGGAGCTGCATGTGGCGCAATCTGCGGTAAGCCGTCAGATTCATCAACTGGAGCAGGAACTTGGTGTTGACTTATTTGTGCAAAAAGGACGTAACTTGCAGCTTACTCCAGTGGGTCAGCTTTTTTGTAAACGGGTGGAAAGCGTGTTGAAGGAGTTGGATCGTTCTGTTGCTGAGATTCATGAATTTCTCGATCCTGAGCTTGGTGAGATTCGCATCGGCTTCCCTCATAGCCTTGGAACACATCTGATCCCTACAATAGTGGCGGAATTTCGTCAGCATTATCCGCATGTGAAGTTTCGATTTAAGCAGGGCTCATATCACTCTTTAATCAAGGATGTAGTATCGGGAGAGGTGGATTTGGCATTCATTTCTCCCTTTCCGGATACAGATGTGCACGTAACGGGAGATATTGTGATGACAGAGGAGCTGTTCGCTATCCTCCCTCAGAATCACCCTCTCGCAGGAGAGTCGCTCATAAGACTTGAGCAGCTTAAGGAAGAGAAATTCGTACTATTCAGTGAAGGTTACTCCCTAAGGCCTATAGTGTGGCAGGCGTGCTTACAGGCCGGCTTTGAACCGAAGATTGCCTTTGAAGGTGGAGAGACAGATACCATTCGAGGTTTGGTGGCTGCAGGCATGGGAGTTAGTCTTCTTCCTGAAATGGCGTTATTTCAGACGAATCCATTGCAGCCCGCGCAAGTGAGGATCGTAGATCCAACAATAACAAGGACAGTGGGATTGATTCATCGTGCGGATGAGAAGCTCCCGCTGGTTGCTCATTCTTTCCGTACGTTTCTGTTAAGCTATTTTAGATTGCGAGAGAACGATACCCCGGTAGGCTAATTGCCTACCGGGGTATTGTTTGTATATTGTGGTATAGAGTTGTTGAGATTTGTGTTCCACTTAGTCACGGTTGCCTAGAAAAACTGTTACAAGACGAAGCAGTTCGAGTAGGGATACCAGCGCAGCAGCTACGTAAGTTAATGCTGCGGCATTTAGTACCTTAGCAACACCCCGTTCTTCCTCATTACGAATGTAGCCTTGCTCAACCATGACCTGGCGTGCACGATTGCTGGCGTTGAACTCTACAGGTAAAGTTACGAGCTGGAAGGCCACAGCGGCTGAGAAGAAAATAATACCAAGGCCTACAAGATTAAGGTAACCGAATATAAAACCTGCCATCAGCATAAAAGGAGCAACTCCGGATGCGAAATTGACGACCGGGAACATTCTATGGCGAAGCGTTAGCATAGGATAGTGCTCCTTATGCTGAATCGCGTGGCCTATCTCGTGACAAGCGACGGAGACAGCCGCAATGGAGCTTTCGTAGTATACGGGTTCAGACAGCCGCACTACCCGGTGTATGGGATCATAGTGGTCTGAGAGAGAACCTCTAACAGCTTCGATAGGAATGTCGCTCAATCCGTTGGCATCCAGCATATGCCGTGCTGCTTCATAACCTGTCATTCCCGTCGAGTTCGCAACCTTAGACCACTTCTTAAAGGTCCCTTTGACTCTAAATTGTGCCCACAATGAGAAAATAAAGGCGACAATTACTAATAAATACATCATCATATCTGCATACCTCCATTGAAGTGTAAAACAATGTTGTTACATTGGCGGCCCTTGGGTTAGCAAGAGTCGGATCGCTTCCATGCAAGCCAGGCCCTGAGGCAGCAAATTAGATAGAGCTGTGTGAGCCTGTCCCGGTTTGAGTTGGCTGATTATCGGCTCAAGTGCCTTAACTTCGCGTTCAAGTTGTTGCATATGAACTTCAAGCTCCACAAGCTTATCTGTTACGTCGGCTTCAGGTGTGGCTGAATTCCATTTACTCATCAAGGATTTGATCTCTTCCAATGTATATTTTTCTTGTTTCAACTGATTAATACGTTCTAAGGCAACCAAGGTTTCATGGCTGTAAAGACGGTAGTTCTTTATACTACGTAATTCTGGTGTAATCAATCCCAGCTTAGTGTAATAATCTATCGTACGCTCACTAATATGAGCTGCCTTGGATAATTCGCCGATTCTGTAGAGTGTCATATCCCCATGTTCCCACCTCGCAGTTGATATCCGGTAATAGAAAGGAGTCTGCCGGACTTCATGTAGTACATATAATGATAACAAAGAGGAAACCGTACAGTCAAACGTCACACTTACATAAAGTATATACCTATTTCCGATATTCATGACATCTAGATATTATGCATAAAGATGCAACATTTTCTTATAGACAATGCCAAAAAAGGTTTTAGCCCATTAATTTCAACTTTCCAAAAAATACTCTTGTCAATTTACCTGACTTCTGATTATAATGACATTAAGAGTTTCACGCTTTGTTAGAAAATATGACATAGGGGAGTGGGGAAATTGAAAAAGAAATGGTTGGTGATGGTGTTGGCCATGTTTACACTCATGGCTTACCCAGTTAGCGCGTTTGCGGCAGAGGGTCCTACAAGTCCGGAATTATTAATTGGATTGGATACGACATTTACTTTCCTGGCCTTTATCCTAGTATTCTTTATGCAAGCTGGATTTGCAATGCTCGAAGCCGGCTCCGTCCGGATGAAAAATGCCGGTCACGTTGCTGGTAAAACGGTACTGACGCTAGCTATCGCGAGCCTGTGTTTCTGGGCTGTTGGCTTCGGAATTGGTTTTGGTAACGATGGAGGTAATGGATTCTTCGGTACCACAGGATTTTTATTCGGTGGAGATTCAACTGGATCATCATTTGAGTCACTAGCATTCTCAGATGTGACATTGAATGTTAAGTTTTTGTTCCAAATGGCCTTTGCAGCGGTTTCGTTGGCTATCGTATCTGGTGGTATGGCGGAACGTGCAAAGCTGAGTGTATATATCATATTCGGAATTTTGTTCTCCGTCCTCATTTATCCGGTAGTTGCTCACTGGGTTTGGGGCGGTGGTTGGTTGGCTGAATTAGGAATGCAAGATTATGCAGGTTCGACAGTTGTCCATCTTACTGGAGCAACAGCAGCTGTAGTTGCTACAATTTTACTTAAACCTCGTTTAGGTAAATTCAACAAAGAGGGCAAACCTGTTATCATACCTGGTCATAACCAAGTATTCACTGTTCTGGGTGTTATCATTCTCTGGGTGGGTTGGTTCGGTTTTAACCCAGGTAGTGCTTTGTCTCCGATGGGCGGATTGTTTGGCCACGTAGCTCTGACAACAAATATTGCAGCAGCAGCAGGTGGCTTAGCAGCTCTTATCGCTTCTTGGTTGTACTTTGGTAAGTCGGATATTCCTGCAATGCTTAATGGTGTTCTGGCAGCTCTGGTTGCCATCACTGGTGCTTGTGCATTCGTTGAACCTTGGGCTGCAATTATCATTGGTCTGGTAGCAGGTGCATTTACATTCATGACTTCCCAATGGCTGGAACGTGCAGGCTTGGATGATCCGATCTACGCATTTTCCGTTCATGGTATCGCAGGAATGTGGGGAGCGTTATCCACAGGTTTGTTCGCAGCACCTAGACTAGTAGAAGCTGTTGGTGTAGGTAAAGCAGGCTTGTTCTATGGTGGTGGATTACATCAGCTCGGAGTACAGGCGCTTGGTGTAGCTGGAACCTTTGCATTCGTAGCCGTCCTGTCCTTCATTATCTTGTATGTAATGAAAATGGCTATCGGCATTCGTGTAACGGAAGAGGAAGAATTAATGGGATTGGACATCAGCGAGCATGGTACTTACGGTTACCCTGAACAAATGAAGTTGATTGCTGAATCGGAATCCAAAACCCTGAAACATTAATTGTAATTCAATTAGAGGGAGGCGGACCGTGTGACTTCGATGGAAACAGCAGATTGGAGCAAGAATAAGGACTACATGTCCATCGCAACAGCCGGTTCGCCAACGGAATTAAGGCAGAGCCGTATTGCTTGCCAGAGTATACTTCTAGAACAGTTAAATCTTATTCCTACCCAGGTATGGATGTTCCGTGTGAATTTGATGCACGACAGGGTTGCTCAGACAGCGGTACAAATATGTGAAGCACAAATGAAGGAGGCGGGCTACGGCTCGCCTCCATGTGCTTATTCCTTCATAGTATTCGGCAGCGCTGGCAGACGGGAGGCTACCCTTTGGAGTGATCAGGATAACGGGTTAATTATTGAAGGGGATCCAGATGAGTCTAAAACACATTATTTTGAGCCCTTTGGAAACATGCTCTCCGATTTGCTATCAGAGGTTGGATATGAAAAATGCGAAGGAAAGGTCATGTGCTCTGAGCCTATGTGGCGGAAAACGCTGCCGGAATGGGAGCGACAGCTTCAAGATTGGAGAACACAGTTGGCATGGGAGCCTATACGGTATCTTTTGATATCGTCTGATATGAGGCATATCTTCGGAAGTGATGACCTTTCAAAAAAATGGAAGGAATCCTTTCATTCCGGTGTTTCTTC
Above is a window of Paenibacillus wynnii DNA encoding:
- a CDS encoding MATE family efflux transporter, whose translation is MIQTLSLRQKINQFLHILFPILVTQIALSAITFFDTNMSGKFGTADLAGVAIGTSLWIPIQTGLSGILIGITPIVSHLLGSKKEKDVAYQVMQGIWLSLIVSALVLLIGFILLSPILNFMNLENSVRDIAFRFLGAISFGILPLFGYTVLRSCIDALGQTRVSMFITLIALPVNVGLNYLLIFGHFGFPRMGGVGAGVASAITYWVIFAIALLFIYRAEPFINLRLFRDFHSLSLRSIKELLIIGVPIGFSIFFETAVFSAVTLLMSRFDTMTIAAHQAAINFASTLYMIPLSICMSLTILVGFEMGSGRLKDARQYGWLGIGLAAILSLATALVLLFAGSHVASLYSADPQVISLIQHFLIYAIFFQISDAIATPTQGVLRGYKDVNPSFIICFVAYWIIGLPTGYLLATYTNLGAYGYWIGLITGLAIGAVLLLSRLITVQRRYAAKDKAQPLHQL
- a CDS encoding putative glycoside hydrolase — protein: MNITWALLMMTLGSVGVQHDQNEAAVVSALQSAMNPPVVSQHSSNPESTSPANPSVTPSPSASPGATDPNQVILTDPQPDAPKVKGIYVTAYSAGGARMETLLNLLDQTELNSMVIDIKDDAGYITYKTDNVNLQTLGKPQPFIGDVSKLMERLKKHDVYPIARIVVFKDTILAKKNPQLSFVNKDGSVWRNKGGDSFVNPYNEDVWKYNIEIAKEAVKLGFKEIQFDYVRFPEGFEKRADTLKYTKNDKSRVEIISDFVKYAKSELNPLGVRVSVDIFGYAASVPAAEGIGQDFVKISKNVDIISPMVYPSHYSTGWFDVKDPDKNPYATIKGSMIDTHKKLNPLGSYKPIIRPWIQDFTASWLGSGHYVKYGKQQVEDQVRALKEENVDEFLLWNANNRYTAGVDYEK
- a CDS encoding YitT family protein codes for the protein MLRNIWCYSVVFFGSALIAAGFNLFLIPHRLLSGGVSGLSMLVGYFTPINISLLYLLFNIPLLAAGWFQLGRRFIVLSIASVVGTTWLMTLIPVIPVASDMLLASVFGGVLVGIGSGVSFRIGGSSGGFDIVGSIITRYRDFPVGNVLVSLNALVILAAGYFDNNWNLALASMVSIYVSGKVVDMIHISHIKVTVFIVTNRTDELLRQLLGLQRGVTKIKTEGAYSHVEKDMLMTVTTRYELAELQRIIKKSDPQAFVNIVETVGVMGSFRKR
- a CDS encoding DEAD/DEAH box helicase, whose protein sequence is MKTFAEFGLQPKVMQAITELGFEEATPIQEQAIPLALAGSDLIGQAQTGTGKTAAFGIPLISKIDREDERILALIMAPTRELAIQVAEEIGKLSRFKGLRSIAIYGGQDISRQIRGLKKKPQIIIGTPGRLLDHINRKTIRLDDVQTVVLDEADEMLDMGFMEDIQSILKLVPEERQTMLFSATMPSNIQRLAQQFLKNPQHISVIPKQISAPLIDQAYVEVPERQKFEALSRLIDMESPDLAIVFGRTKRRVDELAEALQKRGYSADGLHGDLSQNQRDAVMRKFRDGSIDVLVATDVAARGLDVSGVSHVINFDLPQDPESYVHRIGRTGRAGREGTAWSFVTPREMDHLHLIERVTRHRITRKPLPTMAEAIEGKQRITAERVLGMVESEELNEYKSLAIQLLEQYDSVQLLSAAMKLLTGDKKDSEIELTPEDPIRAKRRGGKNDIRSGRKPSGSYGSSSGGSGGGYRGGSGGSAGTGGSSSGGYRGNRDSSGGGSRGGYGSGSGGYGGGYKGNRDAGAGAGASRDAGANRTGERKPSSRPSSSAPSRPAKREDSFE
- a CDS encoding YesL family protein codes for the protein MEFKGAMGGLYRITEWISRIAFGNILWAFCSIPFLFTAVLKIIMMASEQGGPNEQITLNWVLGITAPFTVFPATAALFTVVRKWVMGNTDVSTFRTFFQGYKENYVKSMLGGLIYSLLFVVMYIDVTVYMTQMTSFKIVGILMLVLMIILFVSMFNFFSIIVHYQMTFKEVVSNSILLTIARPIRVFSTLIAGAFLVYIGLKYPVLYFICIPTLIAMVAFFNFYATYNKLQLQVEKKKQEELEAAEEAALNEGTDRENEDSEQQTKRI